One Paraglaciecola mesophila genomic region harbors:
- a CDS encoding GNAT family N-acetyltransferase: MRQIFNFKFLSGIEQIDSDCWDDIAINSDPFHQYAFIEALERSKSVESKTGWHPQHLTIYQNKELIGILPLYTKNHSYGEYVFDFAWANTYREYGLNYYPKLICAIPFTPVTGSRLMLKPGIDESSLVPQLCKEIQKYISQLRLSSMHWLFVPETLSRSLNSQQHMTRRAVQFQWFNRNYHSYDDFCSTLTSRRRKSIRNERRKVIEQGVQVERKFAENLTHEDIEFFYQCYQQTYLKRSGHKGYLNRDFFNRLYYTMQKNIMLVLAKRNDKPIASALYLYDDKQLYGRYWGTMEDVNNLHYECCYYQGIEFCIEQNIKTFNPGTQGEHKILRGFEPIYCYSNHWLAEPAFHDGVKRFLKQEDAGIVTYKQNATELLPFKSIEDQDN, encoded by the coding sequence ATGCGCCAAATATTTAATTTTAAATTTCTAAGCGGCATAGAGCAAATAGACAGTGACTGTTGGGATGACATCGCCATTAATAGCGATCCGTTTCATCAATACGCTTTCATCGAAGCACTTGAACGCTCTAAATCAGTAGAGTCTAAAACTGGCTGGCACCCTCAACATCTGACAATTTATCAGAATAAAGAGCTGATAGGCATTCTTCCTTTGTACACAAAGAACCACAGTTATGGGGAATATGTATTTGATTTCGCTTGGGCGAACACATACCGCGAATATGGCTTAAATTACTACCCTAAATTGATTTGTGCTATCCCTTTTACGCCGGTCACTGGGTCACGTTTAATGCTCAAACCGGGTATTGACGAATCTTCGTTGGTTCCTCAATTATGTAAAGAAATTCAAAAATATATATCGCAACTGAGGCTGTCGTCTATGCATTGGTTGTTTGTGCCTGAAACCTTAAGTCGTTCCCTTAACAGCCAACAACACATGACTCGCAGAGCAGTCCAATTTCAATGGTTTAACCGCAATTATCACAGTTATGATGATTTCTGTTCCACATTAACCTCTAGAAGAAGAAAATCAATTCGTAATGAGAGACGTAAAGTCATAGAACAAGGTGTACAAGTGGAACGGAAATTTGCCGAAAATCTCACTCATGAAGATATTGAGTTTTTCTATCAGTGTTACCAACAAACCTATTTAAAGCGAAGCGGTCACAAGGGCTATTTGAATCGAGATTTCTTCAACCGTCTTTATTACACTATGCAAAAGAATATCATGTTGGTTCTGGCTAAACGCAATGATAAGCCAATAGCAAGTGCCCTTTATTTATATGACGATAAACAACTTTATGGCCGTTATTGGGGAACAATGGAGGATGTGAACAACCTACATTACGAATGCTGTTATTATCAAGGAATCGAATTTTGTATTGAACAAAATATCAAAACGTTCAACCCCGGCACACAAGGTGAACATAAGATCCTGCGAGGCTTTGAGCCAATATATTGCTATTCAAACCATTGGTTGGCTGAACCCGCATTTCACGACGGTGTAAAACGCTTTCTTAAACAAGAAGACGCCGGAATAGTAACCTATAAACAAAATGCCACAGAATTGTTGCCATTTAAATCAATCGAAGATCAAGATAACTAG
- a CDS encoding regulatory protein RecX, whose translation MTDNDSKNIKYSITKYLSMREHSCHELLKKLLAKGYERALCEHRISQFSQADIQSDLRYAEMIVRSRVSKGKGEQLIRNELSQHAIEPELIELAITEQNVDWDALALEVSQKKFGNKPAKDWHEQQKRNRFLLYRGFSHEQIRALKSVR comes from the coding sequence ATGACAGATAACGACAGTAAGAACATTAAATATAGTATTACTAAATATTTATCTATGCGTGAACATAGCTGCCATGAACTTTTGAAAAAATTGCTTGCAAAAGGATACGAAAGAGCATTGTGTGAACATCGTATTTCCCAATTTAGTCAGGCCGATATACAAAGCGATTTACGTTATGCCGAAATGATCGTGCGCAGTCGGGTATCGAAAGGCAAAGGCGAACAATTGATCCGCAATGAGCTAAGCCAACATGCCATTGAGCCGGAATTGATAGAGTTAGCTATTACAGAGCAGAACGTCGATTGGGACGCACTGGCATTGGAGGTGTCTCAGAAAAAGTTTGGTAACAAGCCTGCAAAAGATTGGCATGAACAACAAAAACGCAATCGCTTTTTGTTATACCGAGGCTTTAGTCATGAACAAATTCGAGCCTTGAAAAGCGTACGCTAA
- a CDS encoding DUF938 domain-containing protein, whose amino-acid sequence MSEKRFSPSCENNRVPILSVLKEALVGRKHLLEIGSGTGQHAVYFAPELTHLIWQTSDLTLNHPSIKAWLADSPASNLRQPLAFKIGTDDWPVTGVDCVYTANTTHIMQPCEAREMMQVVAQTLPSGGVFCQYGPFTIDGEFTSQSNHDFNQHLLNEGCGGIRDIAELTLWAGTLELVEQHPMPANNFMLVWHKP is encoded by the coding sequence ATGAGTGAAAAACGTTTTAGCCCTTCATGCGAAAACAACCGTGTACCAATTTTATCCGTGCTTAAAGAGGCATTAGTCGGACGAAAGCATTTGCTCGAAATTGGTTCTGGTACAGGGCAGCATGCGGTGTATTTTGCACCAGAGTTAACGCATTTAATATGGCAAACCAGTGATTTAACATTGAATCACCCAAGTATTAAGGCATGGCTTGCTGATTCACCCGCATCAAATTTACGTCAGCCATTGGCGTTCAAAATTGGCACTGATGACTGGCCTGTAACCGGTGTAGATTGTGTTTATACCGCAAACACGACGCATATCATGCAGCCCTGCGAAGCGCGAGAAATGATGCAGGTTGTGGCACAAACGTTACCCTCAGGTGGTGTGTTTTGTCAGTATGGGCCTTTCACTATCGATGGGGAGTTTACCAGTCAAAGTAACCACGATTTTAATCAACATTTGTTGAATGAAGGCTGTGGCGGCATACGAGATATTGCAGAGCTAACGCTGTGGGCAGGTACACTCGAACTTGTGGAGCAACATCCAATGCCGGCCAATAATTTCATGTTGGTTTGGCATAAGCCTTAG